One genomic region from Acidimicrobiales bacterium encodes:
- a CDS encoding DUF4115 domain-containing protein, which translates to MPALIVLLLAAAAALVVAAHWKSAYRDARSVQTYHTTLEHLQHMAGGSAAAAETHVKVLPGAQLRFQQLSPAGGGKRKPGATLPMVSPPAGGRKLMFVDESVAGAAVPGAAETRSAAARKNLGPAAAPETAPAPAVGALPGARRRRLPAVPSLRSPALRMVAVAAASALVAVIATMAFRSGGGAPVHQAASPKIPAAVHAPKAATARHPVQVPAQPVPLASGSTAYSAAYEVGSGPVDLGLVAVQRCWVELRTGSTTGPIVFEGLLAPGDRKSFGALPGLWLRIGNPAGLNVVVDGTAIPLPPTATPYEVTVESATAPSTG; encoded by the coding sequence GCCCACTGGAAGTCCGCCTACCGGGATGCACGCTCGGTCCAGACCTATCACACGACTCTCGAGCACCTCCAGCACATGGCCGGCGGTTCGGCGGCCGCGGCCGAGACCCATGTGAAGGTTCTCCCCGGGGCTCAGCTTCGCTTCCAGCAGTTGTCGCCGGCGGGGGGCGGGAAGCGAAAGCCGGGGGCGACGCTGCCCATGGTGTCACCGCCGGCGGGGGGGCGGAAGCTGATGTTCGTCGACGAGTCTGTGGCCGGGGCGGCGGTGCCCGGGGCGGCTGAGACCCGGTCGGCAGCTGCGAGGAAGAATCTGGGGCCGGCTGCGGCCCCCGAGACGGCTCCCGCGCCGGCGGTCGGCGCTCTGCCTGGTGCACGACGGCGGCGTCTGCCCGCGGTCCCTTCACTCAGGTCGCCCGCGCTTCGCATGGTAGCGGTGGCCGCCGCCTCCGCCCTCGTCGCGGTGATCGCCACGATGGCGTTCCGATCCGGGGGCGGCGCGCCGGTGCATCAGGCGGCTTCTCCGAAGATCCCCGCCGCCGTGCACGCGCCGAAGGCGGCAACCGCGCGGCATCCAGTGCAAGTGCCGGCCCAACCCGTGCCGCTCGCATCGGGATCGACCGCCTACTCGGCCGCGTACGAGGTCGGCTCGGGCCCGGTCGACCTGGGCCTCGTCGCGGTCCAGCGATGCTGGGTCGAGCTGCGCACAGGATCGACCACGGGCCCGATCGTGTTCGAGGGGCTCCTTGCGCCCGGCGACAGGAAGTCGTTCGGCGCCCTCCCGGGACTCTGGCTGCGGATCGGCAACCCCGCGGGGTTGAACGTCGTGGTCGACGGGACGGCAATCCCGCTGCCGCCGACGGCGACCCCCTACGAGGTCACCGTGGAGAGCGCCACCGCCCCGAGCACCGGCTGA